A window of the Vigna angularis cultivar LongXiaoDou No.4 chromosome 3, ASM1680809v1, whole genome shotgun sequence genome harbors these coding sequences:
- the LOC108325747 gene encoding cysteine-rich receptor-like protein kinase 25 isoform X1, producing the protein MASYLKYVIPFIFSIIFNFSAIRAQGLSYQYQVCSTNKFTPNSTFQSHLTTLFSSLTSEASNNVQFFNNTITGIDSSYTVYGLFMCRGDIPSDMCNHCVGNGTQRLSADCALSKAAVVYYDECIVRYSNRSFFSNLTMQAGYALWNPTNMTNQESFKILLYDTMNKTADEAAHFPTGSKKFATRETSIDIFQKLYCLAQCTQDLSPGDCRSCLDSLINLDLPDCCAGSQGGRVYYPNCIIRFEIYPFFRSLSTAPTPSPAGLVPPTNSGENKRSQSRTITLIVVPIVSLATFVSLIYYVLRRRPRKLRKILLRKNFGEESSTLEGLQFDLATIKVATNNFSLENKIGKGGFGEVYKGILMDGRHIAVKRLSTSSRQGSVEFKNEILLIAKLQHKNLVTLVGFCLEEEEKILIYEYVSNGGLDYFLFDFGLARIIDIEQNRVKTNRIVGTYGYICHVNMQCLDNSQKNQMFLVLELSFLRLLLVRKMEILTDQTKVKKA; encoded by the exons ATGGCTTCGTATCTCAAATACGTGATACCCTTTATATTTTCTATCATCTTCAACTTCTCTGCCATTAGAGCACAGGGCCTTTCTTATCAGTACCAAGTTTGTTCAACAAACAAATTCACTCCCAATAGCACCTTCCAAAGCCACCTCACAACCCTCTTCTCTTCCTTAACTTCTGAAGCCTCCAACAATGTCCAATTCTTCAACAACACCATCACGGGGATAGACTCTTCCTACACAGTCTACGGATTATTCATGTGCAGGGGTGACATCCCCTCCGACATGTGTAATCACTGTGTCGGAAACGGAACACAGAGACTATCCGCAGACTGCGCCTTGTCCAAAGCAGCAGTGGTGTATTACGATGAGTGCATAGTTAGGTATTCCAACCGTTCTTTCTTCTCCAACCTAACCATGCAAGCTGGTTATGCCCTTTGGAACCCCACCAACATGACCAACCAAGAAAGCTTCAAGATTTTACTGTATGACACCATGAACAAAACTGCGGATGAAGCAGCCCATTTTCCTACTGGTTCTAAAAAGTTCGCCACAAGGGAAACAAGCATAGACATATTTCAGAAGCTCTATTGTCTTGCTCAGTGCACACAAGACCTGTCTCCCGGCGATTGCAGAAGCTGTCTGGATAGCTTGATAAACTTGGATCTTCCGGACTGCTGTGCTGGATCCCAGGGAGGAAGAGTTTATTACCCGAACTGCATCATCAGGTTCGAAATTTACCCTTTTTTTCGATCCCTTTCAACGGCACCAACACCATCACCGGCAGGACTCGTTCCTCCGACCAATTCAGGAG aaaataaaagaagtcaATCTCGAACAATTACCTTAATTGTTGTTCCCATTGTTAGTTTGGCGACTTTCGTGAGTCTAATTTACTATGTTCTCAGGAGAAGACCGAGAAAGCTTCGTAAGATTCTTCttagaaaaaatt TTGGGGAAGAAAGTTCCACTCTAGAAGGATTGCAATTTGATTTGGCCACCATTAAAGTAGCAACAAATAATTTTTCCCTTGAGAACAAGATTGGAAAAGGTGGATTTGGAGAAGTTTATAAG GGTATTCTTATGGATGGACGACATATAGCTGTTAAAAGACTTTCAACAAGTTCTAGACAAGGTTCAGTCgagtttaaaaatgaaattttattgataGCCAAACTTCAACATAAAAATCTTGTGACGTTGGTAGGATTTTgtttggaagaagaagagaaaatccTTATTTACGAGTATGTATCAAATGGTGGTCTGGACTACTTTTTATTTG attttggaTTGGCTAGAATCATAGACATAGAGCAAAATCGCGTGAAAACTAATCGAATAGTTGGAACATA tgGTTATATATGTCACGTGAATATGCAATGTTTGGACAATTCTCAGAAAAATcagatgtttttagttttggaATTATCATTTTTGAGATTATTACTGGTAAGAAAAATGGAAATTCTTACGGACCAAACCAAGGTGAAGAAGGCTTGA
- the LOC108325747 gene encoding cysteine-rich receptor-like protein kinase 25 isoform X2, translating to MASYLKYVIPFIFSIIFNFSAIRAQGLSYQYQVCSTNKFTPNSTFQSHLTTLFSSLTSEASNNVQFFNNTITGIDSSYTVYGLFMCRGDIPSDMCNHCVGNGTQRLSADCALSKAAVVYYDECIVRYSNRSFFSNLTMQAGYALWNPTNMTNQESFKILLYDTMNKTADEAAHFPTGSKKFATRETSIDIFQKLYCLAQCTQDLSPGDCRSCLDSLINLDLPDCCAGSQGGRVYYPNCIIRFEIYPFFRSLSTAPTPSPAGLVPPTNSGENKRSQSRTITLIVVPIVSLATFVSLIYYVLRRRPRKLRKILLRKNFGEESSTLEGLQFDLATIKVATNNFSLENKIGKGGFGEVYKGILMDGRHIAVKRLSTSSRQGFCLEEEEKILIYEYVSNGGLDYFLFDFGLARIIDIEQNRVKTNRIVGTYGYICHVNMQCLDNSQKNQMFLVLELSFLRLLLVRKMEILTDQTKVKKA from the exons ATGGCTTCGTATCTCAAATACGTGATACCCTTTATATTTTCTATCATCTTCAACTTCTCTGCCATTAGAGCACAGGGCCTTTCTTATCAGTACCAAGTTTGTTCAACAAACAAATTCACTCCCAATAGCACCTTCCAAAGCCACCTCACAACCCTCTTCTCTTCCTTAACTTCTGAAGCCTCCAACAATGTCCAATTCTTCAACAACACCATCACGGGGATAGACTCTTCCTACACAGTCTACGGATTATTCATGTGCAGGGGTGACATCCCCTCCGACATGTGTAATCACTGTGTCGGAAACGGAACACAGAGACTATCCGCAGACTGCGCCTTGTCCAAAGCAGCAGTGGTGTATTACGATGAGTGCATAGTTAGGTATTCCAACCGTTCTTTCTTCTCCAACCTAACCATGCAAGCTGGTTATGCCCTTTGGAACCCCACCAACATGACCAACCAAGAAAGCTTCAAGATTTTACTGTATGACACCATGAACAAAACTGCGGATGAAGCAGCCCATTTTCCTACTGGTTCTAAAAAGTTCGCCACAAGGGAAACAAGCATAGACATATTTCAGAAGCTCTATTGTCTTGCTCAGTGCACACAAGACCTGTCTCCCGGCGATTGCAGAAGCTGTCTGGATAGCTTGATAAACTTGGATCTTCCGGACTGCTGTGCTGGATCCCAGGGAGGAAGAGTTTATTACCCGAACTGCATCATCAGGTTCGAAATTTACCCTTTTTTTCGATCCCTTTCAACGGCACCAACACCATCACCGGCAGGACTCGTTCCTCCGACCAATTCAGGAG aaaataaaagaagtcaATCTCGAACAATTACCTTAATTGTTGTTCCCATTGTTAGTTTGGCGACTTTCGTGAGTCTAATTTACTATGTTCTCAGGAGAAGACCGAGAAAGCTTCGTAAGATTCTTCttagaaaaaatt TTGGGGAAGAAAGTTCCACTCTAGAAGGATTGCAATTTGATTTGGCCACCATTAAAGTAGCAACAAATAATTTTTCCCTTGAGAACAAGATTGGAAAAGGTGGATTTGGAGAAGTTTATAAG GGTATTCTTATGGATGGACGACATATAGCTGTTAAAAGACTTTCAACAAGTTCTAGACAAG GATTTTgtttggaagaagaagagaaaatccTTATTTACGAGTATGTATCAAATGGTGGTCTGGACTACTTTTTATTTG attttggaTTGGCTAGAATCATAGACATAGAGCAAAATCGCGTGAAAACTAATCGAATAGTTGGAACATA tgGTTATATATGTCACGTGAATATGCAATGTTTGGACAATTCTCAGAAAAATcagatgtttttagttttggaATTATCATTTTTGAGATTATTACTGGTAAGAAAAATGGAAATTCTTACGGACCAAACCAAGGTGAAGAAGGCTTGA